A window of Mesoplasma chauliocola contains these coding sequences:
- a CDS encoding ABC transporter ATP-binding protein, which translates to MKQKEYKILNDEYIKESKTLNTKLKNKQITQEEHDEQYNKIIEKDKTWAKTRGSFFSMIRTYFKYEWKLSSIIIFLTIISVVSSVLIPLLTRQMTMDISDKIAQQVAIAEGTTHIKDPDFWGLHWQTTLGIAMGIVLLSAFVSFLSQYFSVLLSKRIEIDLRNKSLEALVRQDISYYSDKKIGEIITKVISDTQIVGDQSAQVPVTLISAFFTIIGASIMMFIFEPTLAASVLGMFFVVLLLMLISFGFTKKHITKVREVITDINGNVTDRISTVRLIKATGTENYETEHFNQLHREYYVESTKLAKVQALMITILFSGISFIQFISIGVAMLKYGNDEALKSGASLVFFMGTFASFTLAQGIMVGPLFQVVMSAVGIAQASVSAQRIEGTIKATSIMNPHYNDGVEVKSIDGDIVFKQVSFAYPEKPSKQILPKFNFTFEKGKSYAFVGETGSGKSTISRLLLRFYDPTEGEIIINDKVNLKDVKLSSYLNHVGYVEQDPQILYGDVFENVKYGRFNATNEEVIEACKKAELHDLIMTWPEGYQTILGERGFMLSGGQKQRMIIARMFLKDPQVLILDEATSALDNIVEKEIQEKLEVLMVGRTTISIAHRLSTIKNADQIIVLGKDGIGIVQTGTFNDLKAKPGHFQNLYKAGLMD; encoded by the coding sequence ATGAAACAAAAAGAATACAAAATTTTAAATGATGAATATATTAAAGAATCTAAAACTTTAAATACTAAACTAAAAAATAAACAAATAACACAAGAAGAACATGATGAACAATATAACAAAATCATTGAAAAGGATAAAACATGAGCTAAAACTCGTGGAAGTTTTTTCTCAATGATTCGAACATATTTTAAGTATGAATGAAAATTATCATCAATAATTATTTTTCTAACAATTATTTCAGTAGTATCATCTGTATTAATACCTTTATTAACAAGACAAATGACAATGGACATATCTGACAAAATAGCTCAACAGGTTGCAATAGCAGAAGGAACTACACATATTAAGGATCCAGATTTTTGAGGTCTTCATTGACAAACAACTCTAGGAATAGCAATGGGAATAGTTTTACTTAGTGCCTTTGTTTCTTTTTTATCACAATATTTTTCAGTTTTACTTTCAAAAAGAATTGAAATAGATTTGAGAAATAAATCACTAGAAGCTTTAGTTAGACAAGATATATCATATTATTCAGATAAAAAAATTGGTGAAATCATAACTAAGGTTATTTCTGATACACAAATAGTTGGTGATCAATCAGCGCAAGTTCCTGTAACTTTAATAAGTGCATTTTTTACAATCATTGGTGCATCAATAATGATGTTTATTTTTGAACCTACATTAGCAGCTTCAGTTTTAGGAATGTTTTTTGTAGTATTACTATTAATGTTGATTTCATTTGGTTTCACAAAAAAACATATTACAAAAGTTCGTGAAGTTATCACAGATATTAATGGGAATGTTACTGATAGAATTTCAACTGTTAGATTAATAAAAGCAACAGGTACAGAAAATTATGAAACTGAACATTTTAACCAATTACATAGAGAATATTATGTTGAATCAACTAAACTTGCTAAAGTTCAAGCGTTAATGATAACAATTCTATTTTCTGGAATTAGTTTTATTCAATTTATTTCAATTGGAGTAGCAATGTTAAAATATGGAAATGATGAAGCACTAAAAAGCGGAGCAAGTTTAGTATTTTTTATGGGTACATTTGCTTCATTCACTTTAGCTCAAGGAATAATGGTTGGGCCATTATTCCAAGTTGTTATGTCAGCTGTTGGAATAGCGCAAGCTTCTGTATCAGCTCAACGTATTGAAGGAACTATCAAAGCTACATCAATTATGAATCCACATTATAATGATGGTGTTGAAGTTAAATCAATTGATGGCGACATAGTATTTAAACAAGTTAGCTTTGCTTATCCTGAAAAACCATCAAAACAAATCTTACCTAAATTTAATTTTACTTTTGAAAAAGGTAAATCATATGCATTTGTTGGTGAGACTGGAAGTGGTAAATCTACAATATCTAGATTATTACTAAGATTTTATGATCCAACTGAAGGTGAAATTATAATTAATGATAAGGTAAATTTAAAAGACGTAAAGTTATCAAGTTATTTAAATCATGTTGGATATGTCGAACAAGATCCTCAAATTCTTTATGGTGATGTTTTTGAAAATGTTAAGTATGGTAGATTCAATGCAACTAACGAGGAAGTTATCGAAGCATGTAAGAAAGCTGAGTTACATGATTTAATTATGACTTGACCAGAAGGTTATCAAACAATTCTTGGAGAACGTGGTTTTATGCTATCTGGTGGTCAAAAACAAAGAATGATTATTGCTAGAATGTTTTTAAAAGACCCACAAGTTTTAATCTTGGATGAAGCCACAAGTGCTTTAGATAATATTGTTGAAAAAGAAATTCAAGAAAAACTTGAAGTGTTAATGGTTGGAAGAACAACAATTTCAATTGCTCACCGTTTATCAACAATTAAAAATGCTGATCAAATTATTGTTTTAGGAAAAGATGGAATAGGAATTGTTCAAACTGGAACTTTCAATGATTTAAAAGCAAAACCAGGACATTTTCAAAATTTATACAAAGCTGGTTTAATGGATTAG
- the mnmA gene encoding tRNA 2-thiouridine(34) synthase MnmA, with product MKKKVIVGLSGGVDSSVAAYLLIQKGYEVEGLFMRNWDSSANNDILGNQEINNDVCPQEQDYLDALEVANKLGIKLHRIDFVQEYWEYVFEYFIKEYKKGRTPNPDILCNKYIKFDKFLNHAINNLKADFIAMGHYAGIRFNELTNQHEMIRAADTNKDQTYFLCQLTQFQLSKTLFPLQSLEKPEIRKIASEVGLITAEKKDSTGICFIGEREFTKFLQNYISNQPGDIVDIKTNKVVGKHIGAMYYTIGQRKGLNLGGMKEPYYVADKDIDKKIIYVCPASDESYLLSTSATVNEINWALDLSKYVSNLNEFECTAKFRYRQPDVKVKMTKIKESEYKVKYDAVVKAVTPGQEAVFYLNDICLGGGIIDIVE from the coding sequence ATGAAAAAGAAAGTAATCGTTGGTTTAAGTGGTGGAGTTGATTCATCAGTTGCTGCTTATTTATTAATACAAAAAGGTTATGAAGTTGAAGGGTTATTTATGCGTAACTGAGATTCATCAGCAAATAATGATATTTTAGGTAACCAAGAAATAAATAATGATGTTTGTCCTCAAGAACAAGATTACTTAGATGCTTTAGAAGTAGCAAACAAATTAGGCATTAAATTACACAGAATTGACTTTGTTCAAGAATATTGAGAGTATGTTTTTGAATACTTTATTAAAGAGTATAAAAAAGGAAGAACTCCTAATCCAGATATACTATGTAATAAATATATTAAATTTGATAAGTTTTTAAATCATGCTATTAACAATCTTAAAGCTGATTTTATTGCAATGGGACACTATGCTGGAATTAGATTCAATGAATTAACTAATCAACATGAAATGATTCGAGCTGCTGATACAAATAAAGATCAAACATATTTCTTGTGTCAATTAACTCAATTTCAATTATCTAAAACTTTATTTCCATTACAAAGTTTAGAAAAACCAGAAATCAGAAAAATAGCAAGTGAAGTTGGCTTAATAACAGCTGAAAAAAAAGATTCAACAGGAATTTGTTTTATTGGAGAAAGAGAATTTACAAAATTCTTACAAAACTATATTTCAAATCAACCAGGTGATATTGTTGATATCAAAACAAATAAAGTTGTAGGAAAACATATTGGAGCAATGTATTACACAATTGGACAAAGAAAAGGCCTAAATCTTGGTGGAATGAAAGAACCTTATTATGTAGCTGATAAAGATATAGATAAGAAAATAATTTATGTTTGTCCAGCTAGTGATGAAAGCTATTTATTGTCAACTAGTGCAACAGTTAATGAAATTAATTGAGCATTAGATTTAAGTAAATATGTTTCTAATTTAAATGAATTCGAATGTACAGCTAAATTTAGATACAGACAACCAGATGTTAAAGTTAAAATGACAAAAATTAAAGAAAGCGAATATAAAGTAAAATATGATGCTGTTGTAAAAGCAGTAACTCCAGGTCAAGAAGCAGTGTTTTATTTAAATGACATTTGTTTAGGTGGGGGAATTATTGACATAGTGGAATAA
- a CDS encoding NCS2 family permease, whose amino-acid sequence MDNKKTKKIQVENESELFLNETPEQTAQRNKEAFVFSNNKAIRSIEKYFKFDTLGAIMKKEIIGGLTTFLALIYILTVNPSIVSGMTSINTPEGLTGEALNPYKMNEFGIFFATALVSGICCILMGLFANIPVAMSTSMGMNALVTYNIGGPLGFEGAMIVTMLSSIVFVTVSLTPLRSLIVKSIPKGVVLAIGIGIGLFISYVGIAGMGWLGQDSSGIPVAKLGILRENYLPILLGSITLLIILFLAFKKVPGAVALAILIMFIITLILASTIPSDSQATKMLQAANLKKWDGWKYDFNGFALNWTSTFKAFANTKIWTSPITYISIFVVMLINFFDATGTMAAFTHQLDQKTNQHKEISQKALIVDSMGTMMASVTGTTPLGVFAESAAGIEQGAKTGLAALVNGILFLLAIVLFPIFKLIPQPITSAACVFIGIMMIKEAAHVEWEKPEFLVPTFLSILFMIATYEIANGVAMAFISYSFMMMVTGKAKQVHPAVYFLSVLFVVYFIAFAFIQ is encoded by the coding sequence ATGGATAATAAAAAAACGAAGAAGATTCAAGTAGAGAATGAATCTGAATTATTTCTAAATGAAACTCCAGAGCAAACAGCTCAGAGAAACAAGGAGGCTTTCGTATTCAGCAACAATAAAGCCATCCGTTCAATTGAAAAGTACTTTAAATTTGATACTTTGGGTGCAATTATGAAAAAAGAAATTATTGGAGGACTAACAACTTTTTTAGCATTGATTTATATTCTAACAGTTAACCCTTCAATAGTTTCAGGAATGACAAGTATCAATACTCCAGAAGGATTAACTGGTGAAGCCTTAAATCCTTATAAAATGAATGAATTTGGTATTTTCTTTGCTACAGCATTGGTATCAGGTATTTGCTGTATTTTAATGGGACTATTTGCAAACATTCCTGTTGCAATGTCAACATCAATGGGTATGAATGCATTGGTAACTTATAACATTGGAGGTCCTTTAGGATTCGAAGGAGCAATGATTGTAACAATGTTATCATCAATAGTTTTTGTAACAGTTTCATTGACGCCACTAAGATCATTAATTGTTAAATCAATTCCAAAAGGAGTTGTATTAGCAATTGGGATTGGGATTGGGTTATTTATATCTTATGTTGGAATAGCAGGCATGGGATGACTTGGGCAAGACAGTTCAGGAATACCAGTCGCTAAGTTAGGGATATTGAGAGAAAATTACTTACCTATCTTATTGGGATCAATAACTTTACTAATAATTTTATTTTTAGCATTTAAAAAAGTTCCAGGAGCTGTTGCATTAGCAATTTTGATTATGTTTATAATTACTTTAATATTAGCATCTACAATTCCAAGTGATTCACAAGCAACAAAAATGTTGCAAGCAGCAAATCTAAAAAAATGAGATGGATGAAAATATGATTTTAATGGTTTTGCTTTAAATTGAACTTCAACATTTAAAGCATTTGCAAATACAAAGATTTGAACATCACCAATAACTTACATTTCAATTTTTGTTGTTATGCTAATTAATTTCTTTGATGCTACTGGCACAATGGCAGCATTTACGCATCAATTAGATCAAAAAACAAATCAACATAAAGAAATTAGTCAAAAAGCATTAATTGTTGATTCAATGGGAACTATGATGGCATCTGTTACAGGAACAACACCATTAGGAGTTTTTGCAGAGTCAGCAGCAGGGATTGAACAAGGTGCAAAAACAGGTTTAGCAGCTCTAGTAAATGGTATATTATTCTTGTTAGCCATTGTTTTATTCCCAATTTTCAAATTGATTCCTCAACCAATAACAAGTGCAGCTTGTGTATTTATAGGAATTATGATGATTAAAGAAGCAGCACATGTTGAATGAGAAAAACCAGAATTCTTGGTACCTACTTTCTTATCAATTTTATTTATGATAGCAACTTATGAAATAGCAAATGGTGTTGCAATGGCATTCATTTCATATTCATTTATGATGATGGTTACAGGAAAAGCAAAACAGGTTCACCCTGCAGTTTACTTCTTATCAGTATTATTTGTAGTTTATTTCATAGCATTTGCGTTCATACAATAG
- the dnaJ gene encoding molecular chaperone DnaJ, which yields MAKKDYYEVLGVSKTATEQEIKSAYRKLAKKYHPDVNKENGAEEKFKEVNEAASILLDADKRAKYDQFGHAAFDGSSGFGGSGFGGFEDFFSNMGGGMDFGDIFSDLFGGGSRRSSRRGPSKGQDVGVEVRLTFREFVFGVTKKVNLNLIKNCERCNGVGAENPNDVNICTRCNGAGQIIVNKQMGPFQVQNQITCDRCNGVGKEFKNKCKSCHGKGIEHKREQVELELPRGARLGQQFVLRGKGHASLEGGMPGDLYVTIDVLENDVFELINNSDDLIMNYNISYIDAILGNEILIKTLDGDVRLKVPKGVHSGQIIKVHNKGLFKNQSSDKRGDLLIRVNISVPSSVSKEEKKLLKEIEELSNYKPKNNIE from the coding sequence ATGGCAAAAAAAGATTATTATGAAGTTTTAGGTGTTTCTAAAACAGCTACAGAACAAGAAATAAAAAGTGCTTACAGAAAACTTGCCAAGAAGTATCATCCAGATGTAAATAAGGAAAATGGTGCTGAGGAAAAGTTTAAAGAAGTAAATGAAGCTGCAAGTATTTTGTTAGATGCTGATAAAAGAGCTAAGTATGATCAATTTGGTCATGCAGCTTTTGATGGAAGTTCAGGATTTGGTGGATCTGGTTTTGGTGGATTTGAAGACTTTTTCTCAAACATGGGTGGTGGAATGGACTTTGGTGACATTTTCTCAGATTTATTTGGTGGAGGTAGTCGTCGTTCATCAAGAAGAGGGCCATCAAAAGGACAAGATGTTGGAGTCGAAGTTAGACTTACATTTAGAGAGTTTGTTTTTGGAGTAACTAAAAAGGTCAATTTAAATTTAATTAAAAATTGTGAAAGATGTAATGGAGTTGGAGCAGAAAATCCTAATGATGTTAATATTTGTACTAGATGTAATGGTGCAGGTCAAATTATTGTTAATAAACAAATGGGTCCATTCCAAGTTCAAAATCAAATCACTTGTGATAGATGTAATGGTGTAGGTAAAGAATTTAAAAATAAATGTAAATCATGTCATGGTAAAGGTATTGAACATAAACGAGAACAAGTGGAACTTGAATTACCAAGAGGAGCTAGACTTGGACAACAATTTGTTTTAAGAGGAAAAGGTCACGCTTCTTTAGAAGGCGGAATGCCTGGTGATTTATATGTTACTATTGATGTACTTGAAAATGATGTATTTGAATTAATAAACAATTCAGATGATTTAATTATGAATTATAATATTTCTTATATAGATGCGATCCTAGGTAATGAGATATTAATTAAAACTTTAGATGGTGATGTAAGGCTAAAAGTTCCTAAAGGTGTTCATTCAGGCCAAATTATTAAAGTTCACAATAAAGGATTATTTAAAAATCAGAGCTCTGATAAACGTGGTGATTTATTAATTAGAGTTAATATTTCAGTTCCATCTTCTGTTTCAAAAGAAGAGAAAAAATTACTAAAAGAAATTGAAGAATTATCAAACTATAAACCTAAAAATAATATTGAATAA